Sequence from the Natronomonas marina genome:
ACATGGCCTTCTATCCCGGGCCGGGGCTGGGCGGCCACTGCATCCCCGTCGACCCCTTCTACCTCTCTTGGAAGGCCAACGAGCACGGCATCGACACGCGGTTCATCGAACTCGCGGATACCGTCAACCGCGAGATGCCCGACCACGTCGTCCGGCGCGTCGTCGAGCGGCTCAACGACCGCGGCGTCCCGCTGCCGGAGGCCGAGGTACTGGTCGTCGGCGCGGCCTACAAGCCGGACGTTTCCGACACGCGCGAGTCGCCGACGGTCGACATCGTCGACGGCCTCGCGGAGTGGCACGCCGACGTCGCCTACCACGACCCCCACGTCCCGACGCTCTCGGTTGGCGAGCGGACCTACGAGTCCGTCCCGCTGACCGACGACCGGCTCGATTCGGCCGACTGCGTGGTGATCGTCACCGACCACTCGGCGCTGGACGTCGAGCGCATCGTCGAGCGGGCGTCGCTGGTCTTCGACACGCGGAACGCGACCGCCGGCATCGAGGCCGACGGGGTCGTCCGCCTGTAATCTCGTCGCCCCACGCCCGACGAAGCCGACACACTAAACCGCCCGCCGTGAGGAGAGGACGGTATGCCGACCGCACTCGTCACCGGCGCCGCCGGCTTCATCGGGTCGAACCTCGCCGAGGCGCTGCTCGACCGCGGGTACGAGGTCCGCGGCGTCGACAACTTCGCAACCGGCCGGTCCAGCAACCTCGAACCGCTCGAATCCCGCGAGGACTTCGAGTTCCACGAGGCCGACATCCGGGACGGCGACGCGATGGCCGACGCAGTCTCCGGCGTCGACTACCTCTTCCACCAGGCGGCCGTCGCCTCCGTCCCCCGCAGCGTCGAGGACCCCGTCACGTCGACGGGCGCCAACTGCACCGGAACGGCGACGGTGCTTGACGCCGCCCGCCGGGCCGACGTCGACACCGCCGTCGTCGCCTCCTCGTCGTCGGTGTACGGCTCCAGCGAGCAGTTGCCGAAGGTCGAGACGATGGAGGTCACTCCCGAATCGCCGTACGCCCTCTCGAAGTACTTCACCGAGGAACTGGCCCTGGAGTTCAGCGACTTCTACGACATCGACACCGTCGCGCTGCGGTACTTCAACATCTTCGGGCCGCGCCAGGACCCCGAGGGCCAGTACGCCGCCGTCATCCCGAAGTTCATCGACCTGATGCTCGACGACGAACGACCGGTCATCTTCGGCGACGGCGAGCAGTCCCGCGACTTCACCTACATCGACAACGCCGTGGAGGCGAACGTGTTGGCCGCGGAGGGCGACGTGACCGGCGAGGCGTTCAACGTCGGCACCGGCGGCCGCGTCACCGTCAACGGACTGGTCGACGCGCTGAACGAGCAACTCGGGACGGACATCGACCCCGTCCACGACGACCCCCGCCCGGGCGACGTGCGACACTCCCACGCCGACATCTCGAAGGCCGAGGAGCTACTGGGGTACGACCCCGAGGTGGGCTTCGAGGAGGGTCTCGAGCGGACCATCGAGTACTATCGGTAGGTCGCGGCAGGGATTCAGGGCCGGACGCTCGCCGGGAGGTTCGAGAGGACCGTCGCGCGGAACTGCGCGGACAGCCCCAAGAGCGAGAGGAAGTAGGCGGCCGCCCCGAGGACGACGAGTGCGCCGACGGTGACGGCGTTGGCGGTGACGACCGGCAGGAACTCGACGCTGGGGTCCAGCGCGGCCGCCACCCGCCGGCCGAGGGCGACGACGACGCCCATCGCGGCCGCAGCGGCGACCTGCCGGCCGATTTCGCCGACCGGGACGCGGAACGAGGCCAGCGAGCGCAACGCGAGATACGACAGCGTCAGCCCGAGGGTCGCCGAAATCGCGGTGGCGATGGCCGCGCCGAGGAAGCCGATTGCGACCACCAGAACGACGTTCAGCAGGACGTTCGAGACGATGAAGACGAGGTTGACGCGGAAGGCGATGTCCGGCCGGTCCAGCGCGTTCAGCGCGTACATCAACTGCTCCTGGTAGCCGTAGACGAGCGCGGCCAGCACCAGCACCCACAGCACCGTGGCCCCCTGGACGAACTCGGGGCCGTAGATTCGGAGCAGCCCGCGACCGATGAGCGCGCTCCCGACGAGACCGGGGATGATGAGCAGGCCGTTGTAGGTCAGGGCGTCGGTGACGAGCGTCGAGACGGTCTCCTCGCTGCCCTCGGCGTCGGCGCGGCTCAACTCGGGGAACATCGTCGAACTGATGGCCGACCCGAACAGCGTGAGGAACTTCGTGACCCGCCAGGCCACGTAGTAGACGCCGACGAGTCCGGACGGGACCAGCGCCGTCAACACGAGGACGTCGACGTCGTTGAACGACCGGGCCTGTAGCTTCCCGAGCCAGGAGAACTTGGCGAAGTCGACGAGGCTCTCGACGTGGCGGCGTTCGGGCCGGGCAATCCCGACGGAGACGACGGTGAGACCGGCGACGCCGACGAGGACGCCGCCCACCGCGTAGCCGACCAGCATGCCGGTGAGTCCGAGGCCGGCGACGACCAGGCCGATCTGGACGAGGCTGCGGACGCCGATCTTCAGCGGCGACAGCAGGCCGGCGACGTGGACGAGGCGTTCGCCCTCCAGGGCCGCGATGGTCGACAGCCGGAACAGTTCCGTCAGGACGAGCAGTGCGACGAAGGCGGCGACCGGCCGGCCGACGTAGTCGTCGACGAGGCCGCCCGCCAGCAGCACCGCGGCGGCGATGGCCGTCGCCAGGGCGCCGACGAGCGCAAAGCCCGCAACGAGGTAGGCGGCGGGCTCGTCGCCCTCGCTGATGCGTTTTCGCATCGCCGACCCGACGCCGAAGTCGCCGGCCAGCCGAAGCCACGCCACCAGCGCCAGCACGGCGGCGTAGTAGCCCAGCACCTCCGACCCGAGGACGTTGGCGAAGTAGATGGTGGCGACGAAGCCGAGCGCCGAGCCCAGGAACTTCGAGACGAAGACGACGAACGATTTCTGGCCGATTCTCATTGGCGAACACCGGAGCGTCGCCGTCCCCGCGTCGGCCGCCGGGACGGCGTCGTGACAGTCGGCACCTTTCGGCCGACGTATATAAACCCTCCAGAAGCGCGCCGGGCGGAGAGCGTAGGTCACGAACGGGACGGCGCCGCGACACGGTTCGTTTATGCCGCCCGGCCGGGAAGGAGCCGCCAATGGCCGCCGAACCGAACGTCCTGCTCGTGGTCCTCGACAGCGTTCGCGCGAAGAACGCCGGCCTCTACGGCCACGCCCGCGAGACGACGCCGTTCCTCGCGGAGTTCGCCGAGGAGGCCACCGTCTACGAGGGTGCACGGACCCCCGGCGCCCGCAGCATCACCGGCCACGCGAGCCTCTTCACCGGCCGGACCGTCGAGGGCCACGGCCTGACCAGCGCCGACCGGCGACTCCGGCCAGGGACGACGGTGTTCGAGACGCTGCAATCGGCGGGCTACGAGACGGCCGTCTTCTCGGAGAACGTCTGGATAACCGATGTCGACATCGGTCTCCGGCGGGGATTCGACACCGTCGTCGGCCCGCAGAACGTCCCGTTCCCGGAGGCGCTGGACGCCCGCCGGTTCGTCGCCGAGGCGGGTCGCGGCAACTACGCGGAGTTCCTCCGGGCGGCCGCAGAAAGCGGCCGGCCGCTCCGGTCGCTGGCCAACGGCGCCGCGACGAAACTCGCCGCCGACTACCCCCGGCTGAACCCCTTCGATAGCTCGCCGCCGGGCGACGTCTACCTCGACCGCTTCCTCGAGTGGCACGACGACCGCGACGGCCCGTGGGCGGCCTGTCTGAACCTCATGGACGCCCACCGGCCCTACGAGCCGCGGCCCGAACACGACGTGTGGGGCGACGACGAACTGCGCTCGCTGCAGGAGCGGGTGCCGAACGACTGGCAACTGCTCTCGCGGCCGGAGGGGTGGTGGAAACTGTTCGCCGTCGAGTCGCTGTACGACGGCGCCATCCGGCAGGCCGACGCGCTCGTCGAACGGCTGGTTGCGACGCTGCGGCGCCGCGGCGAGTTGGAGGAGACGCTGCTCGTGATAACGAGCGACCACGGCGAGGGGTTCGGCGAACCCAGTCGCGTCCGCCCCGGCATCCGGGTGGCGGGCCACAACACTGCCCTCCACGAGGTCATCCTCCACGTTCCGCTGGTCGTCCGGTTCCCCGGCGAGGGCGACGGCGAGCGCGTGTCCGGCCTCGCCTCCGTCGCGGAGTTCCCCGCGGCCGTCGCCGACGCCCGCGAGGGGGCGGCCGGTCCCGACTCGTTCCGGACGGACACCGCCTACGCCACCTCCTACGGCCTCCTGATGGACGACCAGTTGCGGTCGCGCGCCGAGCGCTACGGGAATCCCGACGAACTGGAGGGGTTCAACGACCGCCTCCGGGCGGTCTACGAGGACGACGGCGACACGGTTCGCAAGCACGTCGCCTGGGGCGACCGGCGGGCGGTGACGGTCCGAATCCGGGACGCCACCACCGCCTACGTCGAGCGGGAAATCGACCCCGCCGAGGTCGACGAGCGGTTCGAGGCCGTCGACGACGCCGGCCTCGTCGAGGAGGGTGCCGGCATCGACGCCGTCGACGAGGGTACCCAGAAGCGACTCGAGGACCTCGGCTACATGTAGTCAGGGAAGTTGAGACTACAGTGGGTTTAGCGAGGCTGTGATGCGTGAATTTGACCAATGCGATCGTAGAAACTACCTCAGATCACTCTCCAAGCGGCCATTCTTGTCACACTTCCGATCGTATGGGTGAATATTCGAGACTTCCAATAGTGTAGCCACTCAGACGGCGCGCTAACCCAGACAGAGTGCCTATCTACCCGATTCCAGTCTCCTTCTTCAGCAGCGTCAGCGTATTGTCGGCCGTCACGATCGGCGAATGTTCATATTCACCGGTCAACTCAACCTGCACCAACAAATCGAGTGTTCGCCAGATCGAGTACGCCAACCGAACACCCTTGAGGTAATGGTCCGTACATTCACGAATGCGTGTCCTCGTTGTTGGAGCGACCGGGTTCGTTGGCGGCCGGCTCGTCGAGTCGCTGCGCTCGGCCGGCCATGAGGTCGTCGCCTTCTCCCGGAGCGCGAGCCAGTCGAGATTCCCGGACGATGTCGAGATATTCGAAGGCGACCTCGGCGATCCGGCCTCGCTGGAGGGGCTCTGTGAGGAGATCGACGTGGCCTACTACCTGATCCACTCGCTGACGGCCGAGAATTTCGCGGAGCTCGACCGCACCTACGCCCGCCGGTTCCGGGAGCTGGCGTCGGCAGCCGGCGTCGACAGGGTGGTCTACATGAGTGGCATCAGCGGCGACGAGCGGGACCTCTCGCCACACCTCGCCTCCCGCCGGGAGGTCGAGTCAGTACTCGAGGCCGGAAGCTTCGATCTGACCGTCCTCCGGGCGGCGATCATCATCGGTGCCGGCAGCGCGAGCTTCCGCATCATCGACGACCTCACCGACCGGCTGCCCGTGATGGCGGTTCCGAAGTGGGTGCGGACGCCGTGTCAACCGATCGGCATCGACGACGCTGTCGCCTACCTCGTCGGCGTCCTCGACGTCGAAGAGACCCGGGGCGGCATCTACGACATCGGCGCACCGACAGTGTGGTCCTACGAGTCCCTGCTGAAGTTGACCGCCAAGGAGAAGGGAAAGCGTATCCTGATCGTGCCGGTACCGGTGATGTCCCCGGGACTCTCTTCGCACTGGCTCCGACTGACAACGGACGTCCAGTACGCCATCGCCCGGCCGTTGGCCGAGAGTATGCGAAACCCCGTGACGGTCGACCCCGAGCGGGACCTGCAGTCGGTCGTTCCCATCGAGCAGACGTCGGTCGAGGTGGCGATCCAGCAGGCGCTTGCGGAGGGGTGATCAAGGCTCTTCGGTGGATATTGCACGGTCACCTCCGATGAGTTGTACGAGGTCCTCGCCGGCGCCAGCGCCGGCGGGACCTCGATCAATCACAGCGGTAACAGCGCGGAAGCCCACGGCTTCAGCCGTGGGAGGAAGCGCGTACGCTCCGAGCGGCAAACCACCGACAGCGACAGGGCTGACTCCCCAACACCATTCAAAAATATTAATAAAGAGTAGCTACTACTGTGAGGTATGGCGTGGGAGGTAACTCGAACGGTTCAGGTTCGCCTTGACGTGCCCGACGACCGCAAGAGCGACCTCCACGCCACCAACAGCAAGTTCCAGTATTGTGCCAACCGTACCGCAGACTGGGCGTGGCGCTATCCCGACGAGGACTGTGTAACCAGCAAGAGCGAAGCCGAAGCCGCCATCTACGACGAACTCCGCCACGAGACGGACGGCCTTCACGCGAACCTCGTGCAGAAAGCCATCAAACGCGCCACCGACGACATCGACAACTGCGTTGACCGGCTTGCTGACGGCGAGAATACCAGCAAGCCCGAATACGACACGTTCAGCATCGTCTACGACAAGCGAGCCGCCACCTACTACCGCGACACGGTGAGTCTCGCCACCGTCAACGGGCGCGTTGAGTGCGAGTACGACCTGCCCGACGATCCCGAAGGCACACCACACGGCAAGTACCTGCTGAACGAGGACTACTCGTTTTCGACCAGTACCGTCCACTACGACAGCGGAGTCGACGAGTTCTACCTGCACGCGGCGATGGAACGCGAACTCGACGTTGCCAGTCCTGAGAAAGCCGAGGATTCGAGAGTCCTGGGCGTGGACTGCAACGTTGACGACCACATCGCCGTGACTTCGACAGGACGGTTCGTCGGCAACGCCGACTACCTCAACCACCAGCGCCGCGAGTTTGAGAAACGCCGTGCTAGCCTGCAACAGACCGGCACGCGAAGCGCCCACCTGACCTACCACCGCATCGGTGACAGATTCGGACGGTGGAGCGAAGACTACCTGCATCGGTGTTCCAAAGAAATTGTCGCAGAGGCCGACCGCCACGGCTGTACGCACATCGCGTTCGAGGACTTGGAGCAGATCCGAGAGCGCATCAGCGACGGCAAGAAGTTCCAGCAGTGGGCGTTCAACGAGTTACAGCGACAGGTCGCGTACAAAGCCGACGAACACGGCAGCGTGGTTGAGACAGTCGGCCCGTCTTACACCAGCCAGCAGTGCTCAAAGTGTGGCTGTACGCTCGAAGAAAACCGCGACGGGCAACGCTTCGCCTGTTTAGACTGTTCGTACTCGGTGAACGCCGACTACAACGCGGCGAAAAACGTGGCCCGGAAACTCGCGTTGAAACTCCAGCGAGGGCAGAAGTCCCCCGCTGGAGGGGCGTTCTGTCAGTACGCCCTGAAGTCGGGGGTGATGACCGTGAACGCTACTGACGTGGCGTCCGACGCTTACGTGTCGGCAGAACGGGAGTCCACCGACAAGCCCACCGCTTCAGCGGTGGGTAGCTGACCGATTCCGGTGTTGGCGGTCCGGAGGCACAACCCTGAGACAGGACATATCGAGCCCTCGCTCCGTGGATCAGCTCGTCCCGGTGAGCGAGATGACGGAATTCTTGATACCACGGGGAATAGCCCTACGAAATGAATGGTCTCGAACTAACGCTCCGCCTACTGAGCGGTGTTTTGCTTATCCTCGCAAACGGATTCTTCGTCGCGATCGAGTTCGCACTCACTCGCGTGCGACAGTACCCCAAGTCCGAGTTCGACGTCCCGGGACTCGAGCGAGCCTGGGAGATGACACAGGATCTCGAAATCTATCTCACGAGTTGTCAGGTCGGCATCTCTGCGACGAGTATCGCCGTCGGCATCGTCGCGGAACCCGCCCTGGCTTCGTTGATCGATCCAGTGTTCGAGAACACACTGCTCACGTCGATTGGGGCGGGTGGCATCCTTGCGTTCGTCATCATCAATCTGCTCCACCTGACCCACGGCGAACAGACACCCACGTATCTCGGGGTCGAGCGGACGAAGTTCGTCGCTCGGTACGGCGCGACACCGCTGTACTGGTTTGCCAAGCTGCTCTATCCGGTCATCGTGCTCGGAGACAGCGTCGCCAAATGGACGCTCGGGCTGTTCGGTGTTGAGATGACCGGTGCCTGGCTAGAAACCGAAACCGACCGGGTCGAATCCCGGGCGGACCTCCGCCACCGGCTCGGGACTTTGCTCGACCAAGGGAATCTTTCTGAGGAACGGCAAGAAGAGATCCTGAACGCCTTCACTGTCGGCGAACAGCCCGTCAGCGATATCATGACCGATCGTGAGGACATTATTTTTCTCTCGACAGCCGTCTCTGCGCAAGAAAATTTCGATCGAATCGGAACAAGCCCGCACACGCGATTTCCCTTGATTGGTGACGATCCAGCCGACTATCGAGGGGTTGTCTACGTTCCTGCAGTTGTTGATCAGATCGACGAACTCCGGCATGGCGAGGTCACGTTCGAGGATGTCGCTGCTCCACCGATGACGCTCCGAGCAGACACGCTCATCAGCGATGCCGTCGACCAGTTTCAGGACGAACATCAAGAACTCGCGCTCGTGTATGAAGAGGACGAGGAGAACGTCGTGGGACTGATCACTGCGACAGACGCCCTCGAAGCAGTGATGGGTGAGATCGAAGACCCCCTCGACATCAAACTCAAGGAACAGAAAAGCGTCCCCCAGTGAACTGGCTGTACGAGTCCAAAGCCGACAGAATCTCCACGCGCTCCTATTCAGAGCAATACTTTTCAACTTACTGATTAATAACGTACATTCTCAAACGCTCTATTCGTCCGGCTACAATCACGGATATGGAATTTGATTTCACGCGCTCAGTGGTTCCGCTCGCCGCAATCGTCGCCGTCGCAACAGTCGCGCTCACGTCCGCAATGGCTCCCTCAACGGTCTTCATGATGGTTCTGCCCTCAGTAAACTACCCCACCCTACTCGCTCACGGCTTCTTCTCGCGGGCCGAAGGCCCGCTCGAATGGTCCGCGGAACTTCGTTCCGCGCTATCGCCGTTCGCTTCGTTGAGGGTGGGGCTTTCGCGTGGACTCCTGTTCTGGCCGCCCTCGGCGGCAGGCGAATACTCGCCGTTCACGTTCAACGTCCCGCGATTCAAGCGCACGTTTACGGGTGCGCCTCCGCCCGACGACTCGAGATGGCGGAATAGGGAGAACTACTGTAGGTGGTCAGACAAACTCTGCCACCTATACATTGAGAACCCTGGTCTCAACTTCTGGTAGTCGGCGACGCCGGGCGCTCGGGGCGTCCCGGGTGGGGTCCGCTCGTGGCGCCCCGAGGCGCGGTCGACCGCGACACCGAGACGGGAAGGTTTTGTAGCTGCCGGTGCCCCTTCCGGTCGATGGACCCGAACGTCGTCTGGGTGACGCTCGACAGCGTCCGGGCCGACCACACCACGATGGGCGGCTACCACCGGGACACGACGCCGAACCTCGCACGTATCGCCGACGGCGAGGACGGCGCCGCCTTCCAGCACTGCATCTCCTCGGGGACGGGCACGCCCTACTCGTCGGCGTCGATACTGAGCGGGACCTATCCGACCAGACACGGCGTGAAAATCGACAACGAGTACCTGCCCGAGCGCCTGGAGACGCTGCCGGAGACCCTCGGGCGGGCCGGCTACCGGACGGCCTGTCTGTCGCGGAACTCCTACGTCAGCCCCGGCACGGGCCTGGACCGCGGCTTCGACCGCTTCTCGTGGGTCTCCGGGTCGACCATCCTCGACGCCGTCCCCCTGCGGACGCTCGTCAAGTACTTCTTCAACCTCCGGCGTCACTCGGCGGGGCTGGCCCGCGACACCGCCAAGTACGCCACGCCGTACGTGATGAACGACACCGCCAAACGGTGGCTCGACGACCTCCGGGCGGCGGAGCCGTTCTTCTTTTACCTTCACTACAACGAGCCGCACCGACCCTACTACCCGCCGCTGCCGTGGATGGACACCTACACCGACGACATCGAGATGTCCGCCTCGGAAGCCGCCGAGTTCGCCATCGAGGTCCACCGGACGCTCGACGAGCGCATCGCGGAGGGACTCGACTTCACCGACGAGGAGTGGGCCGCCCTCCACGCGATGTACGACGCCGAGATACGCTACACCGACGAGATGATCGGCCGGCTGTTCGATCACGTCCAGTCGCTGGACCTCGGACCGACGATATTCGTCGTGACGGCCGACCACGGCGAACTGTTCGGCGAGCGCGGCCTCCTGTCGCACAAGGTGGCCGTCGACGACGCGCTGACGCACGTCCCGCTCGTCACCCACGGGTTCGGGGACATCGAGGGGCAGGCCGACGAACTCGTCCAGCACGTCGACCTCACGACGACGCTTTCGGCGATGGTCGGGGAGGGGATCGACCAGCACCAGGGCGTCGACCTCCGGGAGACGACCCGAGAGCACGCCTTCGTCCAGCGGGGCCCCTTCGACTTCGACCTCTTCACCGACGTCAACCCCGACTTCGACACCTCGCGGTTCCACCACGGGCCGGTCCACGGGATCCGGACCAAGGAGTTCCGCTACGAGCGCAGCGACTCGATGGAGCGACTGTACGAACTCCCCGACGAGGAGACCGACGTCCGCCAGCAGTACCCCGAGGTGACCGAGGACCTG
This genomic interval carries:
- a CDS encoding sulfatase, whose translation is MAAEPNVLLVVLDSVRAKNAGLYGHARETTPFLAEFAEEATVYEGARTPGARSITGHASLFTGRTVEGHGLTSADRRLRPGTTVFETLQSAGYETAVFSENVWITDVDIGLRRGFDTVVGPQNVPFPEALDARRFVAEAGRGNYAEFLRAAAESGRPLRSLANGAATKLAADYPRLNPFDSSPPGDVYLDRFLEWHDDRDGPWAACLNLMDAHRPYEPRPEHDVWGDDELRSLQERVPNDWQLLSRPEGWWKLFAVESLYDGAIRQADALVERLVATLRRRGELEETLLVITSDHGEGFGEPSRVRPGIRVAGHNTALHEVILHVPLVVRFPGEGDGERVSGLASVAEFPAAVADAREGAAGPDSFRTDTAYATSYGLLMDDQLRSRAERYGNPDELEGFNDRLRAVYEDDGDTVRKHVAWGDRRAVTVRIRDATTAYVEREIDPAEVDERFEAVDDAGLVEEGAGIDAVDEGTQKRLEDLGYM
- a CDS encoding NAD(P)H-binding protein, whose product is MRVLVVGATGFVGGRLVESLRSAGHEVVAFSRSASQSRFPDDVEIFEGDLGDPASLEGLCEEIDVAYYLIHSLTAENFAELDRTYARRFRELASAAGVDRVVYMSGISGDERDLSPHLASRREVESVLEAGSFDLTVLRAAIIIGAGSASFRIIDDLTDRLPVMAVPKWVRTPCQPIGIDDAVAYLVGVLDVEETRGGIYDIGAPTVWSYESLLKLTAKEKGKRILIVPVPVMSPGLSSHWLRLTTDVQYAIARPLAESMRNPVTVDPERDLQSVVPIEQTSVEVAIQQALAEG
- a CDS encoding RNA-guided endonuclease InsQ/TnpB family protein, whose amino-acid sequence is MAWEVTRTVQVRLDVPDDRKSDLHATNSKFQYCANRTADWAWRYPDEDCVTSKSEAEAAIYDELRHETDGLHANLVQKAIKRATDDIDNCVDRLADGENTSKPEYDTFSIVYDKRAATYYRDTVSLATVNGRVECEYDLPDDPEGTPHGKYLLNEDYSFSTSTVHYDSGVDEFYLHAAMERELDVASPEKAEDSRVLGVDCNVDDHIAVTSTGRFVGNADYLNHQRREFEKRRASLQQTGTRSAHLTYHRIGDRFGRWSEDYLHRCSKEIVAEADRHGCTHIAFEDLEQIRERISDGKKFQQWAFNELQRQVAYKADEHGSVVETVGPSYTSQQCSKCGCTLEENRDGQRFACLDCSYSVNADYNAAKNVARKLALKLQRGQKSPAGGAFCQYALKSGVMTVNATDVASDAYVSAERESTDKPTASAVGS
- a CDS encoding lipopolysaccharide biosynthesis protein, with protein sequence MRIGQKSFVVFVSKFLGSALGFVATIYFANVLGSEVLGYYAAVLALVAWLRLAGDFGVGSAMRKRISEGDEPAAYLVAGFALVGALATAIAAAVLLAGGLVDDYVGRPVAAFVALLVLTELFRLSTIAALEGERLVHVAGLLSPLKIGVRSLVQIGLVVAGLGLTGMLVGYAVGGVLVGVAGLTVVSVGIARPERRHVESLVDFAKFSWLGKLQARSFNDVDVLVLTALVPSGLVGVYYVAWRVTKFLTLFGSAISSTMFPELSRADAEGSEETVSTLVTDALTYNGLLIIPGLVGSALIGRGLLRIYGPEFVQGATVLWVLVLAALVYGYQEQLMYALNALDRPDIAFRVNLVFIVSNVLLNVVLVVAIGFLGAAIATAISATLGLTLSYLALRSLASFRVPVGEIGRQVAAAAAMGVVVALGRRVAAALDPSVEFLPVVTANAVTVGALVVLGAAAYFLSLLGLSAQFRATVLSNLPASVRP
- a CDS encoding CNNM domain-containing protein encodes the protein MNGLELTLRLLSGVLLILANGFFVAIEFALTRVRQYPKSEFDVPGLERAWEMTQDLEIYLTSCQVGISATSIAVGIVAEPALASLIDPVFENTLLTSIGAGGILAFVIINLLHLTHGEQTPTYLGVERTKFVARYGATPLYWFAKLLYPVIVLGDSVAKWTLGLFGVEMTGAWLETETDRVESRADLRHRLGTLLDQGNLSEERQEEILNAFTVGEQPVSDIMTDREDIIFLSTAVSAQENFDRIGTSPHTRFPLIGDDPADYRGVVYVPAVVDQIDELRHGEVTFEDVAAPPMTLRADTLISDAVDQFQDEHQELALVYEEDEENVVGLITATDALEAVMGEIEDPLDIKLKEQKSVPQ
- a CDS encoding SDR family oxidoreductase, producing MPTALVTGAAGFIGSNLAEALLDRGYEVRGVDNFATGRSSNLEPLESREDFEFHEADIRDGDAMADAVSGVDYLFHQAAVASVPRSVEDPVTSTGANCTGTATVLDAARRADVDTAVVASSSSVYGSSEQLPKVETMEVTPESPYALSKYFTEELALEFSDFYDIDTVALRYFNIFGPRQDPEGQYAAVIPKFIDLMLDDERPVIFGDGEQSRDFTYIDNAVEANVLAAEGDVTGEAFNVGTGGRVTVNGLVDALNEQLGTDIDPVHDDPRPGDVRHSHADISKAEELLGYDPEVGFEEGLERTIEYYR
- a CDS encoding sulfatase — protein: MDPNVVWVTLDSVRADHTTMGGYHRDTTPNLARIADGEDGAAFQHCISSGTGTPYSSASILSGTYPTRHGVKIDNEYLPERLETLPETLGRAGYRTACLSRNSYVSPGTGLDRGFDRFSWVSGSTILDAVPLRTLVKYFFNLRRHSAGLARDTAKYATPYVMNDTAKRWLDDLRAAEPFFFYLHYNEPHRPYYPPLPWMDTYTDDIEMSASEAAEFAIEVHRTLDERIAEGLDFTDEEWAALHAMYDAEIRYTDEMIGRLFDHVQSLDLGPTIFVVTADHGELFGERGLLSHKVAVDDALTHVPLVTHGFGDIEGQADELVQHVDLTTTLSAMVGEGIDQHQGVDLRETTREHAFVQRGPFDFDLFTDVNPDFDTSRFHHGPVHGIRTKEFRYERSDSMERLYELPDEETDVRQQYPEVTEDLSATLEAWVEANADPIEAESDSQLDESMRRQLRDLGYVE